Below is a window of Paramagnetospirillum magneticum AMB-1 DNA.
CGCCCTTGGGCGGATGGGGCGGACGCCAGCGGGCGATGGCCTGCCGGCTTTCCGCCGACAGGCCGGAAGCGGCGTCGAGCACCACTTCGGCAATCAATCCGTCCACGGCATAATGGGCCTCGCGCCCCTCGGCCAGGATGGCGCGCAACGCCTCGGCATTGAAATCGGGGGCCGCCAGGGCCGTCCTCGCCCGCTCGGGCATGCCGGTCCACACCCGCCACTGGTATTCCACCGCCTGGGAACGCGACTGGACGGCGGCGCGCAGGATGGCGGCATCGGCCGCCGGCAGATCGGCGGCCAGGCGCTCGGCCAGATGCAGCGGAGTGGGCGGCCCGCCGGGGCCACCCGGGCCACCGGGACCACCCGGCGGACCAGGCGGAAACCCCGGCTCGCGCATGAACAGCACCGTCGCCAGAAAGACGTTGAAGGCCAGCGACGCCGGCAAAGCCCAGCGGGACAAGAATTCACGCCCCATCAATATCCCAGCCCCGCGTAATAGGTTGAAACAAGTGCCTGCTCCAAGGCGACGGTCTCGCCCGACGGACGCACTTCGTGGCCGACCACGATCCCCAGCAGGGCGGCAGCGGCCATGGGCAATGCGAAGCGGGAGACCGGCACCAGCCCGGCCAGCCACGACACCATTCGCGACACGGAACCGGTCACGGGCCGCGTCTCGTCCAGACGGGCCATGACATTCCCCATGACCCGGGCGACCCGATCGGAGGTCACCTCCGGCGGCGGGGCCAGCCTGCGCATCATTTCGTCCAGTTCATCGCCACTCATGTCACGTCTCCAATGCCCCGAATTCCCAGGCGGGCAAGGGCTGTCCTCAGGCTGCGCTTGCCCCTTACCAGCAGGGCTTCCATGGCGCTCAGCGACAAATCCAGGACCCGTGCCGCCTCGGGAGCGGTCAGATCGCTGAAATAATATAGCGACAACGCCTCGCGTTGTCTGGCCGGCATCTCGGCCATGGCGGTCGAGACCAGACGCTCCCTCTGGCGCGCCACCACCCGGTCCAGCCCGCCCGGCGCGGGGTCGACGGGCTCGTCCGCCTCCTCCTCCGCCACGAAGCGGGCCCGGCGCAGGCGGTCGAGACTGGCGTTCAGCACCACCCGATAAAGCCAGGTGGAAAACTTGGCCTCGCGATCCGACTGCCAGCCAGATGCCAGAGTCCAGACCTTCAGGAAGGCCTCCTGCACAATCTCGTCGGCATCGTCGGGATTGCGCAGCACCCGGGTGGAGAGGGCCAGCATGGCGCGGACATGACGCTCCATCAGCCGCTGGAAGCTCCGGCGGTCCCCCTGGGCGATCGCCCGCAGCAAGTCGTCATCACTGGCCGCATCCATCTCGGGACGCAGCCGCCCAGCCCGGTCCAAACCACCTCCACGCCAAGCGTCATCACTGGATTGAACGGCCCGGAACAGTCGATCCATGCGGAAAATCATGCGCCCACCCGGCAAATTCTGCCCGGGACCACGGCAAAAACTGCCGGGACCGTCGGACACGAGGGATAAGACGGCACAACCATTTTCCACCAGATCAACGAGTTAC
It encodes the following:
- a CDS encoding periplasmic heavy metal sensor is translated as MGREFLSRWALPASLAFNVFLATVLFMREPGFPPGPPGGPGGPGGPGGPPTPLHLAERLAADLPAADAAILRAAVQSRSQAVEYQWRVWTGMPERARTALAAPDFNAEALRAILAEGREAHYAVDGLIAEVVLDAASGLSAESRQAIARWRPPHPPKGGPPPPR
- a CDS encoding RNA polymerase sigma factor; translated protein: MDRAGRLRPEMDAASDDDLLRAIAQGDRRSFQRLMERHVRAMLALSTRVLRNPDDADEIVQEAFLKVWTLASGWQSDREAKFSTWLYRVVLNASLDRLRRARFVAEEEADEPVDPAPGGLDRVVARQRERLVSTAMAEMPARQREALSLYYFSDLTAPEAARVLDLSLSAMEALLVRGKRSLRTALARLGIRGIGDVT